Proteins found in one Planctomicrobium piriforme genomic segment:
- a CDS encoding PQQ-binding-like beta-propeller repeat protein has protein sequence MRFVCCFLAAIGCLAIPALGAEDWPQWRGANRDGKSEEPGLKLDWKSKPPQHLWTISGMGNGYASVSIANNRLYTTGNFPDGQAVVCIDLASQKPVWRTPVTSGPPQHDYAGSRSTPTIDGDRLYIVSSDGRICCLNTADGKVIWTRDFRQDFGGKLMSGWGFSESPLVDGDRVVCTPGGDAAAMVALDKLTGKEIWRTAVPYQGDRGKDGAGYSSIVISEGAKTKQYVQMVGHGLIGVRAEDGKLLWGYDKVANDIANIPTPLVKGDFIFASTGYQTGACLLRLTKTKEGVNAKEVYFLDPKTFQNHHGGMILDGDFIYAGHQHNKGIPICVHLPTGKVRWGGKARPPGEGSAGVTEVNDQLIFRYQDGTVALINANEKTYELLGTFKPEYQERESWAHPVVAGGKLYLREQDKLMCYQL, from the coding sequence ATGCGCTTCGTTTGTTGTTTTCTGGCCGCGATCGGCTGTCTGGCGATTCCGGCGCTCGGCGCGGAAGACTGGCCGCAGTGGCGCGGAGCGAACCGCGACGGCAAGTCGGAAGAGCCGGGCCTGAAGCTCGACTGGAAATCGAAACCGCCGCAACATCTGTGGACCATTTCCGGGATGGGGAACGGCTACGCCAGCGTCTCGATCGCCAACAATCGACTCTATACCACCGGCAATTTTCCAGACGGTCAGGCGGTCGTCTGCATCGATCTCGCATCCCAAAAGCCGGTGTGGCGGACGCCCGTCACGTCTGGACCGCCGCAGCACGACTACGCCGGCTCTCGGAGTACGCCCACGATTGACGGCGACAGGTTGTATATCGTCAGCTCGGACGGCCGCATCTGCTGTCTCAACACAGCCGACGGCAAAGTGATCTGGACACGCGATTTCCGACAGGACTTTGGCGGGAAGCTGATGTCCGGCTGGGGGTTCTCCGAGTCGCCGCTGGTGGATGGCGACCGTGTGGTCTGCACACCGGGCGGCGATGCGGCCGCGATGGTGGCGCTCGACAAGCTGACCGGCAAGGAGATCTGGCGGACGGCGGTGCCGTATCAGGGAGATCGCGGCAAGGATGGGGCCGGGTACTCCTCAATCGTGATCTCTGAAGGAGCGAAGACCAAACAGTATGTGCAGATGGTCGGGCACGGCCTGATCGGAGTTCGAGCCGAGGACGGCAAACTGCTGTGGGGCTACGACAAGGTGGCCAATGACATCGCCAATATCCCGACTCCGCTAGTGAAGGGGGATTTCATCTTCGCCTCGACCGGATACCAGACCGGAGCGTGTCTGCTGCGGCTGACGAAAACCAAAGAGGGCGTGAATGCCAAAGAGGTCTATTTCCTCGACCCGAAGACGTTTCAGAATCATCACGGCGGGATGATTCTCGACGGCGACTTCATCTACGCCGGGCACCAGCACAACAAGGGAATTCCCATCTGCGTGCATCTGCCGACCGGCAAAGTCCGCTGGGGTGGCAAGGCTCGTCCGCCCGGCGAGGGCTCGGCCGGGGTGACGGAAGTCAACGACCAGCTCATTTTCCGCTATCAGGACGGCACCGTCGCCCTCATCAACGCCAACGAAAAGACCTACGAACTCCTGGGCACTTTCAAGCCGGAATACCAGGAGCGGGAAAGCTGGGCGCATCCGGTCGTCGCAGGGGGCAAGCTGTATCTCCGCGAGCAGGACAAGCTGATGTGCTACCAGCTTTGA